A region from the Rhizoctonia solani chromosome 13, complete sequence genome encodes:
- a CDS encoding mitochondrial carrier protein: MAAQSSSLREILGPNVGIDLAAGSMGGVAQVIVGQPLDTIKTRAQIAPRMASPLLGIAGVNSLLFASYAISKRIVSPFPELSLPEIAAAGAMAGAANSVLASPVEMFKVRMQGQYGAKGDKKLSMVFWDMWRDYGFRKGVMRGFWPPLRQATVAREIPAYAGFYTGYEFAKRKFRSKYGNQVPVWGLLASGSCGGVFQPLGVRKDDSVVTDMLLAILLSSCGLITLVDVVKSRVQLADTPPKGLDYIAQELRAIVREGGAAGLFRGLSPSLLRSIPAAASTFAAYELTKVY, from the exons ATGGCGGCTCAAAGCTCCTCTCTGAGAGAAATACTAGGCCCTAATGTTGGAATTGATCTAGCTGCTGGGAGCATGGGTGGAGTTGCGCAGGTTATAGTGGGCCAACCTTTGGACACGATTAAAACTCGTGCTCAGATTGCCCCGA GGATGGCCTCGCCCCTTCTTGGAATTGCTGGTGTAAATTCATTGCTATTCGCATCCTACGCGATCTCGAAGCGGATTGTTTCGCCTTTTCCCGAATTATCTCTGCCAGAAATTGCCGCTGCAGGAGCAATGGCTGGCGCAGCTAATTCCGTTCTCGCTAGTCCCG TTGAAATGTTCAAAGTTAGGATGCAAGGTCAATATGGAGCTAAAGGTGATAAAAAGCTTTCGATGGTATTTTGGGATATGTGGAGGGACTATGGATTTAGGAAGGGCGTCATGCGAGGATTCTGG CCCCCTTTGAGACAGGCAACTGTAGCGCGCGAGATACCGGCGTATGCGGG CTTCTACACTGGGTACGAGTTCGCCAAGCGAAAATTCCGTTCGAAGTACGGAAATCAAGTCCCTGTGTGGGGGCTATTAGCGAGTGGTTCTTGCGGTGGGGTTTTTCAACCTCTTGGAGTTCGCAAAGACGACTCTGTTGTAACAGATATGTTACTGGCTATCCTGCTATCCTCTTG CGGCCTTATTACTTTGGTAGATGTTGTCAAATCTCGAGTACAGCTTGCGGATACACCACCAAAAGGACTCGACTACATTGCGCAGGAGCTTCGGGCTATTGTAAGAGAAGGCGGAGC TGCCGGACTGTTTCGAGGGCTTTCGCCGTCGC TACTTCGAAGTATTCCCGCGGCAGCGTCAACTTTTGCGGCTTACGAACTGACGAAAG TGTATTGA
- a CDS encoding OPT oligopeptide transporter protein yields the protein MATEPTTPTAGLPNLTERKSSTGSISIDEKDPQVYEASDKESGSEVARDLEIDVRQLERLSQLAEQISDEEAEAIMREVFEEHRHDPSYPNTVLEVAKRFFEDPGLKSDTVLYQRALKELKMEAALIIHDSPYVEVRAVVSSEDDPSTPCSTVRAWTIGLLFACAGALINQLFSLRYPRIEIDEIVAQLLAYPAGTAWARWVPDRSINLFGYTLALNPGPFNRKEHMLITIMANVSFGVGYSAYVIVVQRVPTFFNQEWAKQFGYQISLSLSFQLMGYGLAGLSRRFLVYPAAAIWPRNLASIALNNSFHANENPIVNGWKISQMRFFLYAFGGMFVYFWFPNYIIGAMSYFSWIAWIKPESAILAAVAGTNTGLGLNPLPTFDWNVVEASIQPLISPFFATFNNFIGMLTTFPIVLSIWLTNTWYTGHLPINSNRPFDRFGHQYKVTEVVDDNGFYDQAAYEAYSPLYLSAGQAFLYGSFFAVYPATLVYAFLYHRHEIVRGFKSLIRRKDPRHDNKDVHNRLMAAYPEAPEWWYASILLLAIGLGLIAILCYPTHTTVGALFMGLALALIFVVPIGVIFAVTNQEVTLNVLAEFIGGVLFPGNALAMNMFKSYGYVVTARTLRFAHYTKINPRVLFIGQTIATIVSTLVAMSIMNWQVNSIRGVCTPQAQAKFTCPGTSTFFTASVIWGTLGQSRSKRFPNNKVIRGIHAPIFLAGGLNWAPYNLSHTWPAVVVGYIFQVYIRKRYIGWWQKYNYVLTSALTCGVAIAAIVTFFALQWAGIEITGVETLSSTRAAMEKDVHSSLAREGILGTWPGEFH from the exons ATGGCTACAGAGCCAACAACACCAACCGCGGGCCTTCCCAACCTTACAGAAAGGAAATCCAGCACTGGGTCGATTAGCATCGATGAGAAAGACCCTCAG GTTTACGAGGCTTCAGACAAGGAAAGTGGCTCCGAGGTTGCTCGCGACCTCGAAATCGATGTTCGGCAGCTCGAGCGTCTGTCCCAGCTCGCCGAACAGATCTCGGATGAAGAGGCTGAAGCTATCATGCGAGAGGTGTTTGAAGAACACAG ACATGATCCCTCTTATCCGAACACTGTCCTCGAAGTCGCCAAACGATTCTTTGAGGACCCAGGCTTGAAGAGTGACACCGTCCTTTACCAGAGAGCCCTAAAGGAGCTCAAGATGGAGGCAGCGCTCATCATCCACGACTCTCCATATGTTGAA GTCCGTGCAGTAGTCTCCTCCGAAGATGATCCCTCCACTCCATGCAGCACCGTCCGAGCTTGGACAATTGGTCTGCTCTTTGCATGTGCCGGTGCCTTGATCAACCAATTATTTTCTCTTCGCTATCCAAGAATCGAG ATCGATGAGATCGTTGCCCAACTATTGGCTTATC CTGCTGGCACTGCGTGGGCGCGCTGGGTTCCCGATAGGTCAATCAACCTCTTTGGGTATACTTTG GCTCTAAATCCTGGGCCATTCAATAGGAAGGAGCACATG CTTATCACTATCATGGCTAACGTTTCGTTCGGTGTCGGGTACTCTGCTTATGTTATTGTCGTCCAACGTGTTCCGACCTTCTTTAACCAAGAATGGGCCAAGCAGTTTGGGTACCAAATCTCGCTGTCTTTATCCTTCCAATTGATGGGGTACGGGTTAGCCGGCTTGTCTCGTCGGTTCTTAGTATATCCCGCCGCGGCGATCTGGCCTCGGAACCTA GCCTCGATCGCGCTAAACAACAGTTTTCACGCAAACGAGAATCCTATTGTCAACGGCTGGAAGATTAGCCAGATGCGGTTCTTCTTATATGC GTTCGGGGGTATGTTCGTATACTTCTGGTTCCCTAATTATATTATTGGTGCGATGTCCTACTTTTCTTG GATTGCCTGGATCAAGCCCGAAAGCGCTATCCTGGCTGCAGTTGCGGGCACAAACACTGGGCTCGGTCTTaacccgctcccaacctTTGACTGGAA CGTGGTCGAAGCATCTATTCAACCTCTGATTTCACCTTTCT TCGCGACCTTCAATAATTTTATTGGGATGCTTACTACATTCCCAATTGTTCTCTCAATTTGGCTTACTAACACTTG GTATACTGGACATCT CCCTATCAACAGTAACCGGCCCTTTGATAGGTTTGGTCACCAATACAAGGTGACTGAGGTTGTAGACGATAACGGGTTCTACGACCAGGCGGCATACGAAGCATACAGCCCTCTCTATCTTTCCGCGGGCCAAGCATTCCTTTACGGTTCGTTCTTCGCGGTCTACCCAGCAACTTTGGTCTATGCTTTTT TATATcaccgccatgagattgtccGCGGGTTTAAGAGTTTGATCAGACGGAAGGACCCTCG CCACGACAACAAAGATGTGCACAACCGATTGATGGCTGCTTACCCCGAGGCGCCTGAATGGTGGTATGCATCAATACTACTCCTCGCCATTGGTCTTGGTC TGATTGCAATCCTCTGTTACCCCACTCACACAACCGTCGGCGCACTCTTTATGGGTCTCGCACTTGCACTGATCTTCGTGGTACCAATTGGTGTCATCTTCGCTGTCACGAATCAGGAAGTTACTCTCAATGTCTTGGCAGAGTTTATTGGTGGAGTGCTTTTCCCTGGAAATGCTCTGGCAATGAATATGTTCAAGTCGTATGGATATGTTGTAACTGCTCGTACGCTGAGATTTGC ACATTACACCAAAATCAACCCTAGAGTTTTGTTCATTGGTCAGACAATTGCTACAATTG TATCGACATTAGTAGCCATGTCCATCATGAACTGGCAAGTAAACTCCATTAGGGGCGTTTGCACGCCTCAAGCCCAAGCTAAATTCACATGTCCTGGTACATCTACATTCTTCACTGCAAGCGTTATTTGGGGTACCCTAGGCCAATCAAGAT CCAAGCGTTTCCCAAACAACAAAGTTATTCGCGGCATCCACGCCCCTATCTTCTTGGCTGGAGGATTGAACTGGGCT CCTTATAATTTATCGCATACATGGCCAGCCGTTGTGGTCGGATACATCTTCCAAG TGTATATTCGCAAACGCTATATTGGCTGGTGGCAGAAGTACAATTACGTGCTTACATCCGCCCTGACTTGCGGTGTTGCTATTGCAGCAATAGTGACATTCTTCGCGCTCCAATGGGCTGGTATCGAAATTACTGGCGTGGAAACTCTATCGTCAACGAGGGCTGCGATGGAAAAGGATGTCCACTCCTCCCTTGCCAGAGAAGGGATACTGGGGACCTGGCCCGGAGAGTTCCACTAG
- a CDS encoding Cellulase (glycosyl hydrolase family 5 protein): protein MRVDPTVEDLEELDGVTAPLYFGEPISDDEPEPEHEHPTPTPFVPRPLPDADGSGTEDEDEMIKTQRGDDTDSNAARRISFEIRWTVSGVRKRERDKLSTVEMRTVSDPSCAPCRCSVAAPSVPVECEIEHDDVSSAGVGAGGRSISQPQVAGSKRPTGSGSDSEDEFEREELLPGQAGAKFIQEAPAPRSSKPTGICLMHINRIAGPCARGSGSSSPSWGRSVWLLLAEAKPKQCRVVNKKREAQQAHAQNPFPPTSTSPLSPSGTASASASAYPSPTAFDYSKDKIRGVNLGGWLLLEPWITPSLFENTGNEQIVDEYTFNTLQDAATVRRILREHWETWIVEDDFRKIAEAGLNHVRLPFGYWSVPRPGNDPTPYNPDAWPYVMKAIDWARKYNLFVIMDIHGAPGSQNGYDNSGQRMNMPQWHTSAAYVNQTLDVVAWLAQTFGGPEYENLVTMIQLMNEPAGFYPEVLSVMRDYYQRSYWIIRPISNHLLVALHDGFQPLSIWSTRTNVPSPENTIMDTHIYQIFNDAQVTMSWDAKLKATCDQGNTLASYTAREDGFRTYVGEWTTSYTDCAKWLNGRGVGARLDGTRAGSSFLRTCEDITGTMDKFSESYKTWLRRYWDAQTIAFERGNGWVYWTWKTEIADEWSYSKGLEGGWIPQDPTNHIYNAC from the exons ATGCGCGTAGATCCGACGGTTGAAGATCTGGAAGAGCTTGATGGTGTGACTGCGCCGTTGTATTTTGGTGAGCCGATTAGTGATGATGAACCCGAGCCTGAACATGAGCAT CCCACCCCTACTCCGTTCGTCCCCCGCCCATTACCAGACGCAGATGGCTCCGGAACcgaggacgaagatgagATGATAAAGACCCAGCGCGGGGACGACACAGATTCAAACGCAGCCCGAAGGATCT CTTTCGAGATACGATGGACAGTCTCAGGCGTCCGTAAACGGGAACGGGATAAACTCTCGACCGTCGAAATGCGGACAGTCTCAGACCCGTCCTGCGCTCCATGCCGCTGCTCGGTCGCAGCCCCATCCGTCCCGGTCGAGTGCGAAATTGAGCATGATGATGTTTCGAGTGCAGGTGTGGGTGCGGGTGGGAGGTCGATTTCGCAGCCTCAG GTGGCCGGTAGCAAACGTCCTACCGGGTCTGGGTCCGACTCGGAGGACGAGTTTGAGCGCGAAGAGCTGTTGC CTGGCCAAGCGGGCGCCAAGTTCATCCAAGAAGCTCCGGCACCACGTTCTTCGAAACCTACGGGGATCTGCCTCATGCATATCAATCGAATCGCCGGCCCTTGCGCACGAGGCTCGGGGAG CTCTTCGCCCTCTTGGGGACGCTCTGTCTGGCTCCTACTCGCCGAGGCGAAACCCAAACAGTGTCGGGTCGTGAACAAGAAACGGGAGGCTCAGCAGGCTCACGCGCAGAACCCGTTCCCGCCGACGAGCACGAGTCCGCTCAGTCCCTCTGGTACAGCGTCAGCAAGCGCAAGTGCTTATCCGAGCCCTACGGCATTTGATTATTCAAAGGATAAGATTAGGGGTGTGAATCTCGGTGGATGGTTGT TACTTGAA CCATGGATTACACCGTCCCTATTCGAAAACACCGGCAACGAGCAAATCGTCGACGAGTACACGTTCAATACACTCCAGGACGCAGCGACCGTCCGACGAATCCTGCGCGAACACTGGGAAACATGGATTGTCGAAGACGATTTTAGAAAGATTGCCGAAGCAGGGTTAAATCATGTCCG TCTTCCGTTCGGGTACTGGTCCGTTCCTAGGCCAGGCAACGATCCCACGCCGTACAACCCCGATGCGTGGCCGTACGTGATGAAAGCCATCGACTGGGCGCGAAAGTACAACCTGTTCGTGATCATGGACATCCACGGCGCACCGGGCTCGCAAAACGGGTACGACAACTCGGGCCAGCGGATGAATATGCCGCAGTGGCATACGAGCGCGGCGTACGTGAACCAGACGTTGGACGTGGTTGCGTGGTTGGCCCAGACGTTTGGAGGGCCCGAGTATGAGAATTTGGTGACGATGATTCAGTTGATGAACGAG CCGGCAGGGTTCTATCCTGAAGTTTTGAGTGTGATGAGAGATTACTATCAACGCTCGTATTGGATTATTCGGCCCATTAGCAATCACCTGCTCGTCGCGTTGCATGATGGGTTTCAGCCCTTGTCTATCTGGTCGACCAGAACTAACGTCCCAAGCCCCGAAAACACCATCATGGACACGCACATCTACCAGATTTTCAACGACGCGCAAGTAACCATGTCTTGGGACGCTAAACTCAAAGCGACTTGTGATCAAGGAAATACGCTTGCAAGCTATACGGCCCGGGAAGACGGGTTCAGGACGTACGTCGGGGAATGGACAACGAGCTACACGGACTGTGCCAAGTGGCTGAACGGACGGGGTGTCGGTGCTCGATTGGATGGGACACGAGCTGGGAGTTCGTTTCTTAGAACTTGTGAGGATATTACGGGTACGATGGACAAATTTAGTGAATCCTACAAGACGTGGTTGAGGAG GTACTGGGATGCTCAAACCATTGCCTTTGAACGTGGAAACGGGTGGGTGTATTGGACTTGGAAG ACTGAAATTGCGGATGAATGGAGCTATTCTAAAGGACTTGAGGGTGGATGGATACCACAGGATCCGACCAACCATATATACAATGCCTGCTAA